The following proteins are encoded in a genomic region of Triticum dicoccoides isolate Atlit2015 ecotype Zavitan chromosome 1B, WEW_v2.0, whole genome shotgun sequence:
- the LOC119309310 gene encoding uncharacterized protein LOC119309310 translates to MDAEGMDFLLDAVDRFPVREEFADNLDQPDPVPLLYLLHNGAGDHDAGAANSGSGVAHVAGEDGSPMAQGDARRRRYASPTRSAQSTDWVNPDSRGPGWIKRLRLGSAPPDRTACPSRMSALELTIHKYVEQPDKSVMRPGLGLSFDSLGDRLWDKIWEKQAKC, encoded by the exons ATGGACGCTGAGGGGATGGACTTTCTGCTTGATGCGGTCGACAG GTTCCCCGTTCGGGAGGAATTTGCTGATAATCTTGACCAGCCAGATCCGGTTCCCCTCCTGTACTTGTTACATAATGGGGCTGGGGATCATGATGCTGGTGCGGCGAACAGTGGGTCAGGAGTGGCTCACGTGGCCGGCGAAGATGGCTCGCCCATGGCGCAAGGGGATGCCCGGCGGCGCCGATATGCATCTCCAACGAGGTCTGCTCAGTCAACCGACTGGGTGAATCCAGACTCCAGAGGCCCCGGCTGGATTAAAAG GTTGCGTCTGGGTAGTGCACCACCGGACCGCACGGCATGCCCATCCAGGATGAGCGCTCTGGAGCTGACAATCCACAAATATGTAGAGCAACCTGATAAGAGTGTGATGCGGCCCGGACTAGGGCTCAGTTTCGACTCGTTGGGAGATCGACTTTGGGATAAGATATGGGAAAAGCAGGCTAAATGCTGA